One Antiquaquibacter oligotrophicus genomic region harbors:
- a CDS encoding biotin--[acetyl-CoA-carboxylase] ligase — MHVEWVTSTESTNADLVRRASERPLAPLEALATTDQTAGRGRQGRSWTAPEGTALAISLFVPHVSSWLPLLTGLAMTRAVQRLVPAPATVSLKWPNDVLIAERKVSGILGEVVPGGAVMGAGLNLSMSEAQLPVPTATSLALEGAAGVTAETAAQGYLAEFEALWQVFSASGYNAAHGLRDAVSSACGTLGRRVRVELPDDAVLVGVAASLDADGRLVVERDGQKITVAAGDVTHVRTT, encoded by the coding sequence ATGCACGTGGAGTGGGTCACCTCAACGGAGTCGACCAATGCCGATCTCGTGCGCCGTGCCTCCGAGCGACCACTGGCGCCGCTCGAGGCTCTCGCGACCACGGACCAGACGGCGGGGCGAGGGCGCCAAGGCCGCAGCTGGACGGCCCCGGAGGGCACGGCGCTTGCGATCTCCCTCTTCGTTCCGCACGTATCGAGCTGGCTGCCCCTCCTCACCGGGCTCGCCATGACACGCGCCGTGCAACGCCTCGTACCCGCGCCAGCCACGGTGAGCCTCAAATGGCCGAACGACGTGCTCATCGCGGAGCGCAAGGTATCCGGCATCCTCGGCGAGGTCGTACCGGGCGGTGCCGTGATGGGGGCCGGCCTGAACTTGAGTATGTCCGAGGCGCAGCTGCCCGTTCCCACGGCGACGTCGCTCGCGCTCGAAGGCGCAGCCGGTGTGACCGCGGAGACCGCCGCGCAGGGGTACCTGGCGGAGTTCGAGGCGCTCTGGCAGGTGTTCTCGGCGAGCGGGTACAACGCTGCGCACGGCCTTCGGGATGCGGTGTCCTCAGCCTGCGGAACCCTGGGGCGACGGGTTCGAGTCGAGTTACCGGATGATGCGGTGCTTGTCGGGGTCGCGGCATCCCTCGACGCCGACGGCCGACTGGTGGTGGAGCGCGACGGCCAGAAGATCACCGTCGCTGCCGGCGATGTCACCCACGTGAGGACAACGTGA
- a CDS encoding PH domain-containing protein has product MTDSPDYGDTGATEEWVIARLRPHARRLVWPVLLLLAVAGGTGFGYGRLPEEWQNLAILALAAVLVLAGCLAPFLRWLASTYVITSERTIIRHGALVRSRQEVPHSRVRDIVLRRGALQAAFRSGDVILVVGRGHEIELRDVPRARLVVAVLDDLIDEDDPDDLYETSIG; this is encoded by the coding sequence GTGACCGACAGCCCCGACTATGGGGACACCGGGGCAACCGAGGAGTGGGTGATCGCGCGGTTGCGTCCACACGCGAGGAGGCTGGTCTGGCCGGTGCTCCTGCTGCTGGCAGTGGCAGGCGGCACGGGTTTCGGATATGGGCGTCTCCCGGAGGAATGGCAGAACCTCGCCATCCTCGCGCTCGCGGCCGTTCTGGTGCTCGCGGGGTGTCTTGCACCGTTTCTGCGTTGGCTCGCGTCGACGTATGTGATCACGAGCGAGCGCACCATCATCCGCCACGGGGCACTCGTTCGCTCCAGGCAGGAGGTACCCCATTCGCGGGTTCGTGACATCGTGCTGCGGCGCGGTGCGCTCCAGGCCGCGTTTCGCAGCGGCGATGTGATCCTCGTGGTCGGCCGCGGACACGAGATCGAGTTGCGCGATGTGCCGCGGGCGAGGCTCGTTGTGGCGGTGCTCGACGATCTCATCGACGAAGACGACCCAGATGATCTGTACGAAACATCCATCGGATAG
- a CDS encoding acetyl/propionyl/methylcrotonyl-CoA carboxylase subunit alpha, giving the protein MARITKVLIANRGEIAVRVIRAAKDSGIATVAVYADQDRDARHVRLADEAYSLDGTTSAETYLVIPKILSVARRSGADAIHPGYGFLAENSEFAQAVMDAGITWIGPSPAAIDALGDKVSARHIAEKVGAPLAPGTLNPVSGADEVLEFVDQHGLPVAIKAAFGGGGRGLKVARTRDEVPELFESATREAVAAFGRGECFVEKYLDQPRHVETQCLADSHGNVVVISTRDCSLQRRHQKLVEEAPAPFLTEEQNRALYESSKAILKEVGYVGAGTCEFLVAKDGTISFLEVNTRLQVEHPVSEEVTGIDLVREQFRIAEGGVIDYDDPKPQGHSFEFRINGEDPGMNFLPSPGPVQVLRFPGGPGVRVDSGVTTGDVISGAFDSLLAKLIVTGTSREDALERSRRALDEFEVAGLPTVLPFHRKIVRDPAFTSEPFSVYTRWIETDFDNDIEPWSGSLPEASEAPARHNVVVEVDGKRVEVSLPTKLVPAAGGGTALAAPPRRKAAASVSTVSGDSVTAPMQATIVKLAVAEGDTVVKGDLILVLEAMKMEQPITAHKDGTITGVNADIGTTVSSGHVLLSIS; this is encoded by the coding sequence ATGGCTCGCATCACTAAGGTCCTGATCGCCAACCGTGGAGAGATCGCCGTACGCGTCATCCGCGCCGCCAAGGACAGCGGTATCGCCACCGTCGCCGTATATGCGGACCAGGATCGGGATGCCCGGCACGTCAGGCTCGCCGACGAGGCGTACTCGCTCGACGGCACCACGAGCGCCGAGACCTATCTCGTCATCCCCAAGATCCTCTCCGTCGCTCGCCGCTCCGGTGCCGACGCCATCCACCCCGGTTACGGCTTCCTCGCCGAGAACTCCGAATTCGCGCAGGCGGTGATGGATGCCGGGATCACCTGGATCGGCCCGTCACCCGCTGCCATCGACGCCCTCGGCGACAAGGTCAGCGCACGACACATCGCCGAAAAGGTCGGCGCCCCGCTCGCCCCGGGAACCCTCAACCCCGTTTCCGGCGCCGACGAGGTGCTCGAGTTTGTCGACCAGCACGGGCTGCCCGTCGCCATCAAGGCGGCGTTCGGCGGCGGCGGTCGCGGACTCAAGGTCGCCCGCACACGTGACGAGGTTCCCGAGCTCTTCGAATCGGCGACACGGGAAGCTGTCGCCGCCTTCGGCCGCGGCGAATGCTTCGTCGAGAAATACCTCGACCAGCCGCGCCACGTTGAGACCCAGTGCCTCGCCGACAGCCACGGCAACGTCGTTGTCATCTCCACACGCGACTGCTCGCTGCAGCGGCGTCACCAGAAACTGGTCGAGGAGGCACCGGCGCCGTTCCTCACGGAGGAGCAGAACCGCGCTCTCTACGAGTCATCGAAGGCCATCCTGAAGGAGGTCGGCTACGTCGGAGCTGGCACGTGCGAGTTCCTCGTCGCCAAGGACGGCACGATCTCGTTCCTGGAGGTCAACACGCGACTTCAGGTCGAGCATCCCGTCTCTGAGGAGGTCACGGGCATCGACCTCGTGCGCGAGCAGTTCCGTATTGCCGAGGGCGGTGTCATCGACTACGACGACCCGAAGCCGCAGGGGCACTCCTTCGAGTTCCGCATCAACGGCGAAGACCCCGGCATGAACTTCCTGCCCTCCCCCGGACCGGTACAGGTACTGCGCTTCCCCGGCGGGCCGGGAGTGCGCGTCGACAGCGGTGTCACCACGGGCGACGTCATCTCCGGCGCCTTCGACTCGCTGCTCGCCAAACTCATCGTCACGGGCACCTCGCGTGAGGACGCCCTCGAGCGTTCACGTCGAGCCCTCGACGAGTTCGAGGTTGCGGGCCTGCCCACCGTGCTCCCCTTCCACCGCAAGATCGTGCGCGACCCCGCCTTTACCTCGGAGCCGTTCAGCGTCTACACCCGGTGGATCGAGACCGACTTCGACAACGACATCGAGCCGTGGAGCGGGTCGCTGCCGGAAGCCAGCGAAGCGCCGGCACGCCACAACGTGGTTGTGGAGGTGGACGGCAAGCGCGTCGAGGTGTCCCTTCCGACGAAGTTAGTTCCCGCCGCTGGGGGTGGGACCGCGCTGGCCGCACCACCACGGCGCAAGGCCGCGGCATCCGTGAGCACCGTCTCGGGCGACTCGGTGACGGCACCCATGCAGGCGACGATCGTCAAGCTCGCCGTCGCGGAGGGTGACACCGTCGTCAAGGGCGACCTCATCCTCGTGCTCGAGGCGATGAAGATGGAGCAACCGATCACCGCCCACAAGGACGGCACCATCACGGGCGTCAACGCAGACATCGGTACCACGGTCTCCAGTGGTCACGTGCTGCTGAGTATCTCCTAG
- a CDS encoding response regulator transcription factor, which translates to MPPEAATAPTAQSTVRVAVVDDHESVRLGLKAAFLDEGYEFVLEAPTVPDLIAGLNGQSVDVVVLDLSLGDGSSVTENVKSVQATGSAVLVHSIADRVASVREALAAGAAGVIPKSSATKTVLAAAATVARGEVLNNLEWATAIDADRDFAKAQLGRREREILHLYASGLPLKLAAQQLGIGYSTAREYLDRIRVKYVEVGRPAPTKVDLLRRAVEDGILPGLDPDGGDAR; encoded by the coding sequence ATGCCGCCTGAGGCCGCCACCGCACCGACTGCCCAGTCGACTGTGCGCGTCGCCGTGGTCGATGACCACGAGTCGGTGCGCCTCGGCCTCAAGGCCGCGTTCCTCGATGAGGGTTACGAGTTCGTTCTCGAGGCACCAACGGTTCCCGACCTCATCGCGGGTTTGAACGGTCAATCCGTCGATGTTGTTGTGCTCGATCTCTCTCTCGGCGACGGCTCCTCCGTCACCGAGAATGTCAAGAGTGTGCAGGCGACCGGCTCGGCTGTGCTCGTCCATTCGATCGCCGACCGCGTCGCCAGTGTGCGAGAGGCGCTCGCCGCGGGAGCGGCGGGTGTCATCCCGAAGTCGTCGGCGACCAAAACGGTGCTCGCGGCCGCAGCGACCGTGGCCCGTGGTGAGGTCCTCAACAACCTCGAATGGGCGACGGCGATCGACGCCGATCGCGACTTCGCCAAGGCACAGCTCGGTCGTCGGGAACGTGAGATCCTCCACCTCTACGCCTCCGGGCTCCCGCTCAAGCTCGCTGCACAGCAGTTGGGTATCGGCTATTCGACCGCGCGGGAATACCTCGATCGCATTCGGGTGAAGTACGTCGAGGTTGGGCGCCCCGCGCCTACGAAGGTCGACCTGCTTCGTCGCGCGGTCGAGGACGGCATCCTGCCGGGGCTCGACCCGGACGGCGGCGATGCCCGATAG
- a CDS encoding class I SAM-dependent RNA methyltransferase, which translates to MAGLLGQTIDLDVTNIAHGGISIARHEGRVVFVSDAIPGERVRARVSNDSKKSFLRADTVEVLEPSEYRREHVWDAASVTRDPADRAGGAEFGHIELQHQRELKRRVIADSLQRMAKVETDVEVEAVPDESTDGTGWRTRVRLHVDDRGRPGPYAARSHRVIPVTSLPLATAELADAAPLGETFTSGESVDILAPSSGGVRLVIGAQKPSIITEVVGDREFRLFDTGFWQVHRGAAALLTDVVAGMVDDSRFDPTAANLDLYGGVGLLAAAVADRFGSTTRITSVESDSAATDFASDNLSEWIGARAETARVERWMPRLAADASAPERARLSRSTIVLDPPRAGAGRDVVDAIAAVSPAQVVYVACDPVAFARDVEYFSGHGYTLEALRALDLFPNTHHVEAVGRLVRTSSR; encoded by the coding sequence ATGGCAGGCCTACTCGGACAGACGATCGACCTCGACGTTACCAACATCGCGCACGGCGGGATCTCGATCGCTCGGCACGAGGGGCGTGTCGTGTTCGTCTCGGATGCGATCCCCGGCGAACGGGTTCGCGCTCGAGTGTCGAACGACTCGAAGAAGTCCTTCCTCCGAGCCGACACCGTCGAGGTGCTCGAGCCGAGCGAGTACCGCCGTGAGCACGTGTGGGACGCCGCGAGTGTCACACGCGATCCGGCGGATCGTGCGGGCGGCGCGGAGTTCGGTCACATCGAGCTGCAGCACCAGCGCGAGTTGAAGCGTCGTGTGATCGCCGATTCGCTGCAGCGAATGGCGAAGGTCGAGACCGACGTCGAGGTCGAGGCGGTTCCCGACGAGTCGACGGATGGCACGGGCTGGCGCACGCGCGTCCGTCTCCACGTCGACGATCGCGGTCGCCCCGGTCCCTACGCCGCGCGCAGCCACCGCGTGATCCCGGTGACGTCGCTGCCGCTGGCCACCGCGGAGCTGGCGGATGCGGCACCGCTCGGCGAGACGTTCACGAGCGGCGAGAGTGTGGACATCCTCGCGCCGTCGTCCGGGGGAGTACGTCTGGTTATCGGTGCGCAGAAGCCGTCGATCATCACCGAGGTTGTGGGCGATCGTGAGTTCCGCCTGTTCGATACCGGTTTTTGGCAGGTGCACCGCGGTGCGGCCGCTCTGCTCACCGATGTCGTCGCCGGAATGGTCGACGACTCCAGGTTCGACCCCACGGCGGCCAATCTCGACCTCTACGGCGGTGTCGGGCTGCTCGCGGCCGCGGTCGCCGATCGCTTCGGCAGCACAACACGGATCACCTCGGTCGAGAGTGATTCGGCCGCGACCGACTTCGCCTCGGACAACCTCAGCGAGTGGATCGGTGCGCGGGCCGAGACCGCCCGCGTCGAACGATGGATGCCACGGCTCGCCGCCGACGCGTCCGCTCCGGAACGCGCGCGCCTGTCCCGTTCCACCATCGTTCTGGACCCGCCCCGCGCCGGCGCTGGACGCGACGTGGTCGACGCGATCGCGGCCGTCTCGCCCGCGCAAGTGGTGTACGTGGCGTGCGACCCCGTCGCCTTCGCGCGCGACGTCGAGTACTTCTCCGGTCACGGCTACACACTCGAGGCGCTGCGAGCGCTCGACCTCTTCCCGAACACCCACCACGTCGAAGCGGTCGGTCGATTGGTTCGTACCTCCTCGCGGTGA
- a CDS encoding acyl-CoA carboxylase subunit epsilon yields MTDRETTVSDIRIVSKNATPEEIAAVTAVLTASLEELADAQTASPEIPSQWMLGRRALRGTLAPGPGAWRHG; encoded by the coding sequence ATGACCGATCGCGAAACGACGGTCAGCGACATCCGCATCGTCTCCAAAAACGCAACCCCCGAGGAGATCGCCGCCGTCACTGCGGTGCTCACGGCCTCTCTCGAGGAACTCGCGGACGCACAAACCGCGTCGCCGGAGATTCCCAGCCAGTGGATGCTCGGTCGTCGGGCACTGCGTGGCACCCTCGCCCCGGGTCCCGGTGCCTGGCGCCACGGGTGA
- a CDS encoding acyl-CoA carboxylase subunit beta, with protein MTEQTPTPDLSTTAGRIADLKVRYHEAVTASGEAAIEKQHAKGKKTARERIEELLDHGSFVELDEFVRHRTHAFGMENKRPYGDAVVTGLGTIHGRQVAVYSQDFTIFGGSLGEVAGEKIIKVMDHAIKTGVPIIGMLDSGGARIQEGVVALGKYGEIFRRNTQASGVIPQISIIMGPAAGGAVYSPALTDFVIMVDKTSQMFVTGPDVIKTVTGEDVGMEELGGALTHNTVSGVAHYLASDEDDALEYARTLISFLPDNNLSDPPVYDSDVELEITDEDRKLNAIVPDSPNQPYDVTSIIEHIVDNGDFLETQPLFAPNIVVGFGRVEGRTVGVIANQPQAMAGTLNIDAGEKAARFLRFCDAFSIPILTLVDVPGYLPGTDQEWTGVIRRGAKLLYAYAEATVPLVTVITRKAYGGAYIVMGSKQMGADLNYAWPTAEIAVMGGQGAVNILYRGEIKAAEEAGEDVAAVRTRLANEYTYNVASPFLAAERGELDGVIEPAATRVAVVKALRALRTKRASLPAKKHGNIPL; from the coding sequence GTGACCGAGCAGACTCCGACGCCCGACCTCTCCACGACCGCAGGCCGCATCGCCGATCTCAAGGTGCGCTACCACGAGGCGGTCACCGCGAGTGGCGAGGCAGCCATCGAGAAGCAGCACGCGAAAGGCAAAAAGACCGCGAGGGAGCGCATCGAGGAGCTCCTCGATCACGGTTCGTTTGTCGAACTCGACGAGTTCGTCAGGCACCGCACCCACGCCTTCGGTATGGAGAACAAGAGGCCGTACGGCGACGCCGTCGTCACCGGTCTCGGAACCATCCACGGCCGTCAGGTCGCCGTCTACTCACAGGACTTCACGATCTTCGGCGGCTCCCTCGGCGAGGTTGCTGGCGAGAAGATCATCAAGGTCATGGATCACGCGATCAAGACGGGTGTCCCCATCATCGGGATGCTCGATTCCGGTGGCGCTCGAATCCAGGAGGGTGTTGTCGCCCTCGGTAAGTACGGTGAAATCTTCCGCCGTAATACCCAGGCCTCCGGTGTCATCCCGCAGATCTCGATCATCATGGGTCCTGCCGCGGGCGGTGCCGTGTATTCGCCGGCCCTCACCGATTTTGTGATTATGGTCGACAAGACCAGCCAGATGTTTGTGACCGGCCCCGATGTCATCAAAACCGTGACGGGCGAGGACGTCGGCATGGAGGAGCTGGGGGGTGCCCTCACCCACAACACGGTCTCGGGTGTCGCTCACTATCTCGCGAGCGACGAGGATGACGCGCTCGAGTACGCGCGCACCCTCATCAGCTTCCTGCCCGACAACAACCTCTCCGACCCTCCCGTGTACGACAGCGATGTCGAACTCGAGATCACCGACGAGGACCGCAAGCTCAACGCGATCGTTCCGGACTCGCCGAACCAGCCGTACGACGTGACGTCGATCATTGAGCACATCGTCGACAACGGTGACTTCCTCGAGACGCAGCCGCTTTTCGCGCCCAACATCGTTGTGGGTTTCGGCCGCGTCGAGGGACGCACGGTGGGTGTCATCGCCAATCAACCGCAAGCCATGGCGGGCACCCTCAACATCGACGCCGGCGAGAAGGCGGCGCGCTTCCTCCGGTTCTGCGACGCGTTCTCGATCCCGATCCTGACTCTCGTCGACGTTCCCGGTTACCTTCCTGGCACCGATCAGGAGTGGACGGGTGTGATCCGTCGCGGCGCGAAACTCCTGTACGCCTACGCGGAGGCGACGGTGCCGCTCGTCACCGTCATCACACGCAAGGCGTACGGCGGGGCCTACATCGTGATGGGGTCGAAGCAGATGGGGGCAGACCTCAACTACGCGTGGCCGACGGCGGAAATCGCCGTCATGGGCGGCCAGGGTGCCGTCAACATCCTCTATCGCGGTGAGATCAAGGCGGCCGAGGAGGCCGGTGAGGATGTCGCGGCGGTTCGCACGAGGCTCGCCAACGAGTACACCTACAACGTCGCATCCCCGTTCCTCGCCGCCGAGCGTGGCGAACTCGACGGTGTGATCGAGCCCGCTGCGACGCGTGTCGCCGTCGTCAAGGCACTTCGCGCCCTGCGCACCAAGCGCGCATCGCTGCCCGCCAAGAAGCACGGCAACATCCCGCTATGA
- a CDS encoding Maf family protein, whose amino-acid sequence MRFYLASTSPARLMTLRNAGVEPVVVPSEVDEDAILSSTNLAPRDTVELLARAKAEGVVSRDGATVDGVILGGDSMFEFDGEVYGKPHRPEVALERWKRMRGRSGTLHSGHWVIDHRGGQSHAAAGGVSSAVVTFADDIDDDELEAYISTREPLSVAGAFTIDSLGSAFITSVDGDPHAVVGLSVSLTRSLLRDLGIPWTAFWNR is encoded by the coding sequence GTGCGGTTCTACCTCGCCTCCACCTCTCCCGCGCGGCTCATGACGCTCCGCAACGCGGGCGTCGAACCCGTGGTTGTGCCGTCGGAAGTCGATGAGGATGCCATCCTTTCGTCAACGAACTTGGCGCCCCGTGACACCGTCGAACTGCTGGCGCGAGCCAAAGCCGAAGGGGTGGTGTCGCGAGACGGGGCAACAGTTGATGGCGTCATCCTGGGCGGTGACTCGATGTTCGAGTTCGACGGCGAGGTCTACGGCAAACCGCACCGGCCCGAGGTCGCCCTCGAACGGTGGAAGCGGATGCGCGGCAGGAGTGGAACGCTCCACTCCGGGCACTGGGTCATCGACCATCGTGGGGGGCAGTCACACGCCGCTGCGGGCGGAGTGTCGTCGGCCGTGGTGACATTCGCCGACGACATCGACGACGACGAGCTCGAGGCCTACATCTCGACCCGCGAACCGCTGTCTGTCGCTGGCGCCTTCACGATCGACAGTTTGGGCTCGGCGTTCATCACCTCCGTCGACGGTGACCCTCACGCCGTCGTAGGGCTCTCGGTCTCCCTCACGCGCTCGCTGCTGCGTGATCTCGGCATCCCCTGGACCGCATTCTGGAATCGCTGA
- a CDS encoding UDP-glucose dehydrogenase family protein, which yields MKISVIGCGYLGAVHAACMAELGHDVVGIDVDAAKIASLAAGAAPFFEPGLPELLSSGVASGRLRFSTDIAEARGATVHFVAVGTPQKPGSDAADLRFVDASFEALLEHVGPGDLVVGKSTVPVGTASRLAETVEAAGATLAWNPEFLREGFAVQDTISPDRLVYGVRDGDDTSVATLDAVYASAIAAETPRLVTDYATAELVKVAANAFLATKISFINAMSVVADATGANITQLADAIGHDARIGRRFLNAGVGFGGGCLPKDIRGFMARADELGVGESLAFLKNVDAINLAQRERVVQLAVEAAGGDLTGTRVAILGLAFKPDSDDVRDSPALDVAARLVSLGAIVKATDPEAIETSRRVHPDLDYVATVDEAAAEADIVVLLTEWKQYRELDPAELASITSGRTIIDGRNVLDSSRWRGAGWEYRGLGRP from the coding sequence GTGAAAATCTCAGTAATCGGATGTGGCTACCTGGGGGCAGTCCACGCCGCGTGTATGGCAGAACTGGGGCATGACGTCGTGGGGATCGACGTCGACGCCGCCAAAATTGCCAGTCTTGCGGCGGGCGCAGCCCCATTCTTCGAGCCGGGACTTCCCGAGCTCCTCTCCAGCGGTGTCGCGAGCGGCCGGCTACGGTTCTCGACCGACATCGCGGAAGCACGCGGCGCGACAGTGCACTTCGTCGCCGTTGGCACCCCTCAGAAACCCGGAAGCGATGCGGCCGACCTGAGATTCGTCGATGCATCGTTCGAGGCGCTCCTCGAGCACGTCGGCCCGGGTGACCTCGTCGTCGGCAAGTCGACGGTGCCCGTCGGTACTGCTTCTCGGCTCGCCGAAACCGTGGAGGCGGCCGGGGCCACCCTCGCGTGGAACCCCGAGTTCCTGCGAGAAGGCTTCGCCGTGCAGGACACCATCAGCCCGGATCGCCTCGTGTACGGCGTCCGTGATGGGGATGACACGTCCGTGGCGACACTCGACGCCGTGTACGCCTCGGCGATCGCCGCCGAAACACCGCGCCTGGTCACCGACTACGCGACCGCCGAACTCGTGAAGGTCGCCGCGAACGCGTTCCTCGCCACCAAGATCTCCTTCATCAACGCCATGTCCGTCGTCGCGGATGCGACGGGGGCCAACATCACCCAGCTCGCGGATGCCATCGGGCACGACGCGAGGATCGGACGCCGCTTCCTCAACGCGGGAGTGGGATTCGGTGGCGGATGCCTGCCGAAGGACATCCGCGGCTTCATGGCCCGTGCCGACGAGCTCGGGGTGGGGGAGTCCCTCGCATTCCTCAAGAACGTCGACGCCATCAACCTCGCCCAGCGCGAGCGTGTTGTCCAGCTCGCCGTCGAGGCCGCCGGGGGAGACCTCACGGGCACACGCGTCGCCATCCTCGGCCTCGCGTTCAAGCCGGACTCGGACGACGTGCGCGACTCGCCAGCGCTTGACGTTGCCGCACGCCTCGTCTCGCTCGGAGCCATCGTGAAGGCCACCGATCCGGAAGCCATCGAAACCTCTCGGCGCGTGCATCCCGACCTCGACTACGTCGCGACCGTCGACGAGGCGGCAGCGGAAGCAGACATCGTGGTGCTACTGACCGAGTGGAAGCAGTACCGCGAACTCGACCCGGCAGAACTGGCCTCGATCACGTCCGGTCGCACGATCATCGACGGGCGCAACGTGCTCGACTCGAGCCGCTGGCGCGGGGCGGGCTGGGAGTATCGCGGTCTCGGTCGCCCGTAG
- a CDS encoding sensor histidine kinase encodes MPDRASAPPELRGKQPRNPISSKQIEKVISRSVAVFGLVFAAQTVPWLLGQTDEAYPIWLWTVVPLLAGLLIVVNVASFAQRWVRPAHGTFAIVYLLVLASWPFAVLPGAAVFTGIHWLNYLITVATAMAAIAFTWPVATVYLFVAPLLYSIVRATPVGGGASWQLAVLEGMYALILGGAVLIIVQMLRYAAATVDQAQATALDRYGHAVRQHATEVERVHVDAIVHDSVLTTLLSAARAYTPEAKALAATMAGNAIGHLEDAALASPEDDATVRTSALAGRIVESASTFSERWEIRSGSLGTGSLPAAAAEALHSASVQAMVNSSQHAGDGDVVRWVAVRGLRPSGIEVVVADTGAGFDLSSIPRERLGVRVSIIERVASAGGRAVIQSSPGEGTIITIRWPAQPAVTPVVPDASDFLVADERESGARA; translated from the coding sequence ATGCCCGATAGGGCCTCTGCGCCGCCAGAGTTGAGGGGCAAACAGCCCAGGAACCCGATCAGCAGTAAGCAGATCGAGAAGGTCATCTCTCGTTCGGTCGCTGTATTCGGCCTTGTCTTCGCAGCCCAAACCGTGCCGTGGTTGCTAGGTCAGACCGATGAGGCCTACCCGATTTGGCTGTGGACGGTGGTGCCTCTCCTCGCGGGCCTCCTCATCGTTGTCAACGTGGCCTCGTTCGCCCAAAGGTGGGTGCGGCCGGCGCATGGCACCTTCGCGATCGTTTATCTCCTCGTACTCGCCTCGTGGCCTTTCGCGGTGCTGCCGGGAGCTGCCGTCTTCACGGGTATCCACTGGTTGAACTACCTCATCACCGTGGCGACGGCGATGGCGGCGATCGCCTTCACCTGGCCGGTCGCGACCGTGTACCTCTTTGTTGCGCCCCTGCTCTACTCCATCGTGCGCGCGACACCGGTCGGCGGCGGCGCGTCATGGCAGCTCGCGGTGCTGGAGGGCATGTACGCACTCATCCTGGGTGGTGCCGTGCTCATCATCGTGCAGATGCTGAGGTACGCGGCGGCGACCGTCGATCAGGCCCAGGCGACCGCTCTCGACCGTTACGGGCACGCCGTTCGACAGCACGCCACGGAGGTTGAGCGCGTTCACGTCGACGCGATCGTTCATGACAGCGTGCTCACGACTCTCCTGTCCGCGGCTCGGGCGTACACACCGGAGGCCAAGGCGCTTGCCGCGACGATGGCGGGCAACGCCATCGGACACCTCGAGGATGCCGCGCTCGCCTCACCCGAGGACGATGCGACGGTGCGAACGTCAGCACTCGCCGGTCGCATCGTCGAATCGGCGTCGACCTTCTCGGAGCGGTGGGAGATCCGCTCGGGCAGCCTCGGCACCGGCTCGTTGCCGGCCGCGGCCGCGGAGGCCCTCCATTCGGCCTCCGTGCAGGCGATGGTCAACAGCTCGCAGCACGCCGGCGACGGTGACGTGGTGCGCTGGGTCGCCGTTCGCGGCCTGCGGCCCTCGGGCATCGAGGTTGTGGTGGCCGACACCGGTGCGGGGTTCGACCTGTCGAGCATCCCGCGGGAGCGTCTGGGTGTGCGGGTGTCGATCATCGAGCGGGTCGCCAGCGCCGGCGGCCGCGCCGTAATCCAGTCGAGCCCCGGGGAGGGGACCATCATCACGATCCGGTGGCCAGCTCAGCCCGCCGTTACACCGGTTGTTCCCGATGCGAGCGACTTCCTCGTCGCTGATGAGCGGGAGAGTGGGGCGCGCGCATGA